The following proteins are co-located in the Leptolyngbya sp. SIO1E4 genome:
- a CDS encoding GUN4 domain-containing protein has translation MTSPSGPPPPLNARLAEILLKAISTGGITVGGANAFWQLIKQDGSIPKAIASAVIGLGIACGAKLLQPIHQGNEKRLQAAGEKINKTIDRTGERLTYGSFEDWYLQCQAWDCQSYRPEGMAQHDGIFTPLLEEVFVPLGLDLSATLPGFKMPSRTLTIQELEQTQNLNIWHFIRKAEQTRPFRQLAILAWGGYGKTTLLKHITYTYGTQQQERFQVPKRIPILLVLRKYRDLLAQENPPSLPELITKHHIPSLPKEGDERTAPANWANNLLRRGNAVVMLDGFDEVAKDQRPAIAQWINAQMRRYGNSIFIVTSRPKAYKEQDAADRLELSTALWVRDFNDSQRRDFVTRWYQCQEKYAHGGRDTPDVRQLAANSANDLLGQIEARQELKDLAKNPLLLNMIVTFHRRYPGARLPQRRVELYREICLLQLRDRPRARKLDTLLTQCEAQSILQQVAWGMMKQRWELIKRPNLLSGLKKILKQQSESIEAKDFLEQVVQISELLVEQEDEIEFAHLSFQEYLAAAEIARTQKESDLYNRFDDDWWKPTILLYAAQVNPTRLIRKMLELGATDLAYACWQDTTKRLDPDLAAELEGLQPAVTTSRYQKLEDYLKNGQWKEADQETYRLMITAVGKDVGQIFEPEELLVFPRDELKAIDGLWVKHSNGKFGFSVQKDLYLNQCGGILDGKYHEEAFSNLFKVVGWRRIKYGIASPYGHLPWGMFGGVVGGFGLGVSVSLLSHPGL, from the coding sequence ATGACTTCACCTTCTGGCCCTCCACCGCCCCTGAACGCGCGACTGGCAGAAATTTTGCTGAAAGCAATCTCAACTGGAGGGATCACGGTTGGTGGAGCCAATGCCTTCTGGCAACTCATTAAACAAGATGGCAGCATTCCTAAAGCCATTGCATCAGCCGTTATTGGGCTGGGCATTGCCTGCGGAGCCAAGCTGCTACAGCCCATTCATCAAGGAAATGAGAAAAGGCTGCAGGCTGCAGGTGAAAAAATTAACAAAACAATTGATCGCACGGGCGAACGGTTGACCTACGGTAGCTTTGAAGACTGGTATTTGCAATGTCAGGCATGGGATTGTCAGTCTTACCGCCCTGAAGGCATGGCTCAGCACGATGGCATTTTTACGCCCCTGTTGGAGGAGGTGTTTGTGCCGCTGGGGCTAGACCTCAGCGCGACTCTGCCAGGATTCAAGATGCCTTCCAGAACCCTAACAATCCAGGAACTAGAGCAAACTCAAAATCTCAATATCTGGCACTTTATCCGCAAAGCAGAGCAGACTCGCCCCTTTCGACAACTAGCAATTCTAGCTTGGGGTGGCTATGGCAAAACCACTCTGCTAAAGCACATCACTTACACGTACGGCACTCAACAGCAGGAAAGGTTTCAGGTGCCGAAGCGCATTCCGATCTTGCTGGTGCTGCGGAAATATCGCGATTTGTTAGCTCAAGAAAATCCTCCCAGCCTGCCGGAACTCATTACGAAACACCACATTCCGAGTCTGCCAAAGGAAGGGGATGAACGCACTGCACCCGCAAACTGGGCTAATAATCTTCTGCGCCGAGGCAACGCGGTGGTGATGCTGGATGGCTTTGATGAAGTTGCCAAAGACCAACGTCCTGCCATTGCCCAATGGATCAACGCCCAAATGCGCCGCTATGGCAACTCCATTTTTATCGTCACCTCTCGCCCCAAAGCCTACAAAGAACAAGATGCCGCTGATCGCCTAGAACTCTCTACGGCTCTATGGGTGCGAGACTTTAACGACAGTCAACGACGCGACTTTGTGACCCGCTGGTATCAATGCCAGGAAAAGTATGCCCACGGTGGTCGCGATACCCCCGATGTGAGACAGTTAGCTGCCAATTCAGCCAATGACTTGCTGGGCCAAATCGAAGCCCGCCAGGAACTCAAAGACCTGGCCAAAAACCCCCTGCTACTCAATATGATCGTCACCTTTCATCGGCGGTATCCAGGGGCGAGGCTGCCCCAGCGGCGGGTGGAGCTGTATCGCGAGATTTGCCTGCTGCAGCTGCGTGATCGCCCCCGCGCCCGTAAGCTCGATACATTGCTGACTCAATGCGAAGCTCAAAGTATTTTGCAACAGGTTGCCTGGGGCATGATGAAACAGCGCTGGGAACTCATCAAACGACCCAACTTGCTGAGCGGATTGAAAAAAATTCTGAAGCAGCAGAGCGAAAGCATTGAAGCCAAAGACTTTTTGGAACAGGTGGTGCAGATTAGTGAACTGCTGGTAGAGCAGGAAGACGAAATTGAATTTGCCCACCTAAGCTTTCAGGAGTACCTGGCCGCCGCCGAAATCGCCCGCACGCAGAAAGAAAGCGACCTTTACAACCGCTTTGATGACGACTGGTGGAAACCGACCATTTTGCTCTACGCCGCCCAGGTGAACCCCACTCGCCTGATTCGCAAAATGTTGGAGCTGGGAGCTACCGACCTGGCTTATGCTTGCTGGCAAGACACCACTAAGCGCCTTGATCCTGACTTGGCAGCAGAGCTGGAAGGATTGCAACCAGCGGTAACAACCTCACGCTATCAAAAGCTGGAGGACTATCTGAAAAATGGTCAGTGGAAAGAAGCGGACCAAGAAACCTATCGCCTGATGATCACTGCTGTAGGCAAGGATGTAGGCCAGATATTTGAGCCTGAGGAATTACTAGTATTTCCCCGTGATGAGCTAAAGGCTATTGATGGGCTGTGGGTGAAACACAGTAATGGCAAGTTTGGTTTTAGCGTTCAAAAAGACCTGTATCTAAACCAATGCGGTGGCATCCTCGATGGCAAGTATCATGAAGAGGCGTTTTCCAATCTCTTTAAGGTGGTGGGTTGGAGAAGAATAAAATACGGCATCGCCTCCCCATATGGGCACCTCCCGTGGGGCATGTTCGGAGGTGTGGTTGGGGGTTTTGGGTTAGGGGTTTCGGTATCTCTTCTCTCGCATCCAGGCTTGTAA
- the rsmD gene encoding 16S rRNA (guanine(966)-N(2))-methyltransferase RsmD, with amino-acid sequence MALRIYGNRQLKTVPGQATRPTTGRVREAVFNIWHRSITNCTWLDLCAGNGVMGAEALCRGAASVVGIEKAGIACRTIQQNWQQVAQPHQTYRVIRGDVLIWLPKLAGQQFQHIYFDPPYRSDLYQPVLTAIAQHHLLGPNGELAVEHEEDMWEAISVPGLSLRTQKHYGRTNLTFYSADQFD; translated from the coding sequence ATGGCTCTCAGAATTTACGGCAACCGTCAGCTCAAAACGGTTCCAGGCCAAGCAACTCGGCCGACGACTGGGCGAGTACGGGAGGCTGTGTTCAATATTTGGCATCGCTCGATTACAAACTGCACCTGGTTAGATCTGTGTGCAGGGAATGGAGTCATGGGGGCAGAAGCCCTCTGTCGAGGAGCAGCCTCCGTTGTTGGGATTGAAAAAGCCGGCATTGCCTGTCGCACCATCCAACAAAATTGGCAGCAGGTGGCTCAGCCCCATCAAACCTATCGCGTCATTCGGGGGGATGTTTTAATTTGGCTACCCAAGCTCGCGGGTCAGCAATTCCAGCACATCTATTTTGATCCCCCGTATCGCAGTGATCTGTATCAACCGGTGCTGACTGCGATCGCCCAGCACCATCTTTTGGGCCCAAATGGAGAATTGGCGGTAGAACATGAGGAGGATATGTGGGAGGCAATCTCAGTACCAGGGCTCAGCTTACGTACTCAGAAACATTATGGCCGCACTAACCTGACGTTTTATAGCGCTGACCAATTTGACTAA
- a CDS encoding peptidase C15, whose protein sequence is MASLLLTSFAPWRAHQRSNTSDDLVALLQSRNQLPEETVLMRHLPVHFQLAPCQVIATVAKTRPSIVVCCGMAEQRSLLTLERYARQEGHLLETDLPLPQLCQGTRWTHISDDAGSYVCNHLYYQLLGYGQKKCWPIQCLFVHVPLLTEHNRELIAQDFALILSRLKTSEAALKLTAA, encoded by the coding sequence ATGGCATCTTTACTACTGACTTCATTTGCTCCTTGGCGTGCCCATCAACGCTCAAATACCTCTGATGATCTAGTCGCGCTGCTTCAATCCAGAAACCAACTGCCCGAAGAGACCGTGTTGATGCGGCATTTGCCCGTTCATTTTCAACTAGCACCTTGCCAGGTAATTGCCACAGTTGCGAAGACACGCCCCTCTATTGTGGTCTGCTGTGGCATGGCTGAACAACGATCCTTGTTAACCCTAGAACGATATGCGCGGCAGGAAGGACATTTATTGGAAACCGACCTGCCCCTGCCTCAGCTCTGCCAAGGAACTCGATGGACTCACATTAGCGATGATGCTGGCAGCTATGTGTGCAATCACCTGTACTATCAGCTATTAGGCTATGGGCAAAAGAAATGCTGGCCAATTCAGTGCTTATTCGTCCACGTCCCGCTATTAACTGAGCACAATCGAGAGTTAATCGCCCAAGACTTTGCCCTAATTTTGTCTCGACTCAAGACATCTGAAGCTGCATTGAAATTGACAGCAGCTTGA
- a CDS encoding response regulator transcription factor, giving the protein MPRILVIDDDPSISELVSVNLEMAGYDVSQASDGIKGQALAVQLLPDLIMLDLMLPKVDGLTVCQRLRRDSRTAEIPVLMLTALGQTQDKVDGFNAGADDYLTKPFELEEMLARVRALLRRTDRIPQAAKHSEILSYGPLTLVPERFEAVWFDKTVKLTHLEFELLHCLLQRHGQTVSPSEILKEVWGYDPNDDIETIRVHVRHLRTKIEPDPRHPKYIKTVYGAGYCLELPAE; this is encoded by the coding sequence ATGCCTCGCATACTCGTTATTGATGATGACCCTTCTATCTCTGAGCTTGTCTCGGTCAATCTTGAGATGGCTGGCTATGACGTCAGTCAGGCCAGTGATGGCATAAAAGGGCAGGCTTTAGCCGTCCAGCTTTTGCCTGATTTGATCATGTTGGATCTGATGCTGCCTAAAGTTGATGGTTTAACAGTTTGCCAACGCTTGCGGCGGGATAGTCGGACAGCCGAGATTCCAGTTTTGATGTTGACAGCCTTAGGGCAAACCCAAGATAAGGTTGATGGCTTTAATGCAGGGGCAGACGATTACCTCACCAAGCCCTTTGAGCTAGAAGAAATGCTCGCTCGGGTACGCGCGCTCTTGCGGCGTACGGATCGCATTCCTCAGGCAGCTAAACATAGCGAAATTCTTAGCTACGGCCCGTTAACCCTGGTTCCTGAGCGATTTGAAGCGGTGTGGTTTGATAAGACCGTCAAGCTCACCCATCTAGAGTTTGAGTTGCTGCACTGTTTGCTGCAGCGTCATGGCCAAACCGTCTCCCCTAGCGAAATCCTGAAAGAGGTTTGGGGCTATGACCCGAATGATGACATTGAAACCATTCGAGTACATGTCCGGCATCTGCGAACCAAGATAGAGCCCGATCCTCGGCACCCCAAATACATCAAGACGGTATATGGAGCTGGTTATTGCCTTGAACTCCCCGCTGAGTGA
- a CDS encoding NYN domain-containing protein gives MSPPQNLALLFVDGYNIIGAWPKLTQLRDAESLESARHHLVEVLTNYSAYQGFQTRIVFDAYAQQNPGLREPVTKDVSVHYTEFGQTADTCIEKWCAQLRHQIRFSGKRLIVATSDQAQKLTVTGYGAEWMSAQRLALEVASAVRQRRKNHRSKDFQRKAQRLSNGLKPEIQDRLKSLRTQLEQQSQGSS, from the coding sequence ATGAGTCCTCCCCAAAACCTGGCATTGCTATTTGTAGATGGCTATAACATCATCGGAGCTTGGCCAAAGCTGACGCAGCTGCGGGACGCTGAAAGCTTGGAATCCGCTAGGCATCACCTAGTCGAGGTTTTGACAAATTACAGCGCCTATCAAGGGTTTCAAACCCGCATTGTTTTTGATGCCTATGCTCAGCAGAATCCTGGCTTAAGGGAACCGGTCACCAAGGATGTGTCAGTTCACTACACAGAGTTTGGGCAAACCGCAGACACCTGCATTGAGAAATGGTGTGCTCAACTGCGGCATCAAATCCGGTTTTCTGGCAAGCGCCTGATTGTGGCAACCTCCGACCAAGCCCAGAAGCTCACTGTAACGGGTTACGGGGCTGAATGGATGTCTGCTCAAAGGCTGGCCCTGGAAGTTGCCAGTGCCGTACGCCAAAGGCGGAAAAATCATCGTTCGAAGGATTTCCAGCGCAAAGCTCAGCGCTTAAGCAACGGCCTTAAGCCAGAGATTCAAGATCGCCTTAAGTCGCTTCGTACCCAGCTAGAACAGCAATCTCAGGGGAGTTCGTGA
- the hisH gene encoding imidazole glycerol phosphate synthase subunit HisH has protein sequence MTRIAVIDYDMGNLHSACKGLEKAGAVPMVTDQAQDLYAADGVVLPGVGAFDPAMQHLRDRDLIEPIRAVIATGKPFLGICLGLQVLFEYSDEGTEAGLGVIPGKIREFVKEPGITIPHMGWNQLTLTQAQSPLWRNLATEDWVYFVHSYYAEPEDASVIAATVTHGSQKVTAAIAKDNIMAVQFHPEKSSTAGLQILSNFVAVVEQQSLALSR, from the coding sequence ATGACTCGCATCGCTGTGATTGATTACGACATGGGTAACCTTCATTCTGCCTGTAAGGGGCTTGAAAAAGCTGGGGCAGTGCCGATGGTGACAGATCAGGCCCAAGATTTGTACGCGGCTGATGGGGTCGTGTTACCTGGGGTGGGGGCGTTTGACCCCGCCATGCAACACCTTCGCGATCGCGACCTGATTGAACCGATTCGCGCTGTTATTGCAACTGGTAAGCCTTTTTTGGGGATTTGTTTAGGGCTGCAAGTCTTGTTCGAATACAGCGACGAAGGCACTGAGGCAGGCTTGGGGGTTATTCCAGGCAAAATCCGAGAATTTGTTAAAGAACCTGGCATTACCATTCCCCATATGGGATGGAATCAGCTGACACTGACTCAGGCACAGTCACCCCTGTGGCGTAATCTCGCGACGGAAGATTGGGTTTATTTCGTTCATTCTTACTACGCTGAACCTGAAGATGCATCGGTGATAGCAGCAACGGTCACCCACGGTAGCCAAAAGGTGACGGCGGCGATCGCCAAGGACAACATCATGGCTGTCCAGTTTCACCCTGAAAAGTCTTCTACTGCAGGGCTGCAAATTTTGTCGAACTTTGTTGCCGTCGTGGAGCAGCAGTCTTTGGCGCTGAGCCGATAA
- a CDS encoding RNA-binding protein codes for MSVRVYVGNLPKDLEREELEAVFSEHSEEIVSVKLISDRKTGKCRGFGFVTVKTDEQADAIVEKFGGYVLQDSTLKIEKALPRSKGKGGDEVSDAGSGSNRRKNKPSRGKASGGDVEAAQPDPRWAQELSKLKELLSAQTTGS; via the coding sequence ATGTCCGTAAGAGTGTATGTTGGCAACTTGCCTAAAGACCTAGAGCGGGAAGAGCTGGAAGCAGTTTTTTCAGAGCACAGTGAAGAAATTGTTTCTGTCAAGTTAATTTCTGATCGCAAGACCGGCAAATGTAGAGGCTTTGGATTTGTTACCGTGAAAACGGATGAGCAAGCTGACGCCATTGTGGAAAAGTTTGGCGGTTATGTCCTGCAGGACAGCACCCTTAAAATTGAGAAAGCTTTGCCTCGTTCTAAGGGCAAAGGGGGTGATGAGGTCAGTGATGCTGGTTCAGGGTCTAACCGTCGCAAGAATAAGCCTAGCCGGGGTAAAGCCTCCGGTGGAGATGTAGAAGCAGCTCAACCAGATCCCCGCTGGGCGCAAGAGTTGAGCAAGCTTAAGGAATTGTTGTCAGCTCAAACGACGGGTTCTTAA
- a CDS encoding M48 family metalloprotease, whose product MSETPPSTSKAFSSSEGSPEETLKQGLAALKQKHYTTAIRCLAKLSQNLSASGSLRLKARVGLVQALKGNDQIPEAIALCQKLEKHPQPKVQQWAKTTLAKLTTLAVSSSSAAAPEVSDRSGFQPLEPSESTPLTSGGVPASEAEAPASDVPDFEDKSATAAVDATAATTAPNGQDIAVTSAAPSPLYSPSEAVYNAGDAPTPQTSLFHYERLNDASFAGGLPSETALPTTEDPEKAPPSTPSTAASEPSAASEPLAASETPAASERPWQFSYAGRLERLRTLPVDKWALAKVWGIQAITVIVLFWVCRAFTQWALTQVAKLLRPIAGIFSMPLGWQYQQHTFLVLVGMGVLLLASPWLLDWLLGQACDQKALSIQKLKQTHPEGCRLLRRIGQQRGWLLPVIRELPTEAPLIFSYGWLPRYSRIVVSRGLLNRLDDEEFATLIGYELTHFTTWTVPFMSLVATLLLLLHQGYWQTARWGDRYASRFIKTVAAALSAFCYALYWVVRKVSIPLSRVRVHLGDRQATEWTGNPNALVRALIKLEVGIAETLCQSGYTPPLVESTDLLTPCGYETAISLGSIYPDGTFPQLLNWDIQNPYRHWLAFNSSHPLLGERRIRLTGYALRWQLAPEMPVSLATTQVSLRSKAAFWDYWWPFLQQISPYIGPLVGVLVAMVLWFLGGIFNPLGVWQVSWLYGDQSLLRGSLFIGLGVGIMVRINRYFPDIIAANRLANPTLPSLLKNPMALPTDSRPLRLQGTLMGRQGIANWLCQDLILQTPTGLLKLHFLSSLGAIGNLFMHPHHPIGWVGRSLEVQGWFRRGAIAWLDVDSFLKSGKVVTRGNHPVWSVLLSLASCALGLYILLQG is encoded by the coding sequence ATGTCAGAGACGCCTCCATCTACCTCAAAGGCTTTCTCTTCCTCTGAAGGGTCTCCAGAAGAGACTCTCAAGCAAGGGTTGGCGGCCCTTAAGCAAAAGCACTACACCACTGCGATTCGTTGTCTTGCTAAGCTATCGCAGAATCTTTCTGCCTCAGGTTCTTTGCGCCTGAAAGCGCGCGTGGGGTTGGTGCAGGCGCTGAAGGGAAATGACCAAATTCCTGAGGCGATCGCCCTCTGTCAAAAGCTTGAGAAGCACCCTCAGCCTAAAGTTCAACAGTGGGCCAAAACCACCCTTGCGAAACTAACGACGCTTGCTGTTTCGTCCTCATCTGCGGCTGCACCAGAGGTCAGCGATCGCAGCGGGTTTCAGCCCCTAGAGCCGTCAGAAAGCACGCCTCTGACTTCTGGGGGTGTCCCTGCCTCTGAAGCTGAAGCTCCCGCCTCTGATGTCCCTGACTTTGAAGACAAGTCTGCAACTGCTGCTGTGGATGCTACAGCAGCAACTACCGCTCCCAATGGCCAAGATATCGCGGTGACCTCAGCCGCACCTTCCCCTCTCTACAGCCCTTCAGAGGCTGTCTACAACGCTGGAGATGCTCCGACCCCACAGACCTCACTCTTTCATTACGAACGGCTCAACGATGCGTCTTTTGCTGGCGGGCTTCCTTCAGAGACGGCATTACCGACCACAGAAGACCCTGAGAAGGCTCCTCCATCGACACCATCGACAGCAGCGTCTGAGCCCTCAGCAGCGTCTGAGCCCTTAGCAGCGTCTGAAACTCCAGCAGCGTCTGAGCGACCCTGGCAATTCTCCTATGCAGGCCGTCTGGAGCGACTCCGTACGCTCCCTGTAGATAAATGGGCGCTTGCCAAGGTTTGGGGAATTCAAGCCATCACAGTTATCGTCTTGTTTTGGGTGTGTCGGGCGTTTACACAATGGGCATTGACCCAGGTCGCCAAGCTATTACGACCTATCGCTGGAATCTTTTCTATGCCACTGGGATGGCAATATCAGCAGCATACATTCCTTGTTCTTGTGGGCATGGGGGTGTTGCTGTTGGCCTCTCCATGGCTGCTGGACTGGCTGCTCGGGCAGGCCTGTGACCAGAAAGCCCTCTCGATTCAGAAGCTCAAGCAGACTCATCCTGAAGGGTGTCGGTTACTCCGGCGCATAGGACAGCAGCGGGGGTGGTTATTACCTGTCATCAGAGAACTCCCGACCGAAGCCCCTCTCATCTTCAGCTATGGTTGGTTGCCCCGTTACAGCCGCATTGTGGTGAGCCGAGGGTTGCTGAACCGTCTGGATGATGAGGAATTTGCGACGTTGATCGGTTATGAGCTGACCCATTTCACGACTTGGACAGTGCCCTTCATGTCTTTAGTGGCGACGCTATTGCTGCTCTTACACCAGGGATATTGGCAAACTGCCCGGTGGGGCGATCGCTACGCCAGTCGCTTTATTAAGACCGTCGCTGCTGCTTTATCTGCCTTCTGCTACGCCCTTTACTGGGTCGTGCGTAAAGTGAGCATTCCCCTATCGCGGGTGCGGGTTCACCTGGGCGATCGCCAAGCAACCGAATGGACTGGTAATCCCAATGCCCTGGTGCGGGCGCTGATCAAGTTAGAAGTTGGGATTGCGGAAACTCTCTGCCAATCAGGCTACACGCCTCCGTTAGTTGAGAGTACGGATTTGCTGACCCCCTGTGGCTATGAAACTGCTATCAGCCTTGGCAGTATTTATCCAGATGGAACCTTTCCTCAGTTATTGAATTGGGATATCCAAAATCCCTATCGTCATTGGTTAGCGTTTAACAGTAGCCATCCTTTACTCGGGGAACGGCGGATTCGGCTTACAGGGTATGCCTTGCGGTGGCAGTTAGCCCCAGAAATGCCCGTATCCCTGGCTACAACCCAAGTCAGTCTCCGGAGTAAAGCTGCTTTCTGGGATTACTGGTGGCCGTTTCTACAGCAAATTAGTCCTTACATCGGCCCATTGGTAGGGGTTTTGGTCGCCATGGTGCTCTGGTTCTTAGGGGGCATTTTCAACCCCTTGGGTGTCTGGCAGGTGAGCTGGCTCTATGGCGATCAGAGTCTCTTGCGGGGGAGCTTATTTATCGGACTGGGGGTTGGCATCATGGTTCGCATTAATCGGTATTTCCCCGATATTATCGCCGCTAACCGCCTGGCAAATCCGACGTTGCCCAGCTTGCTGAAGAACCCCATGGCGCTACCCACCGATAGCCGTCCGTTGCGTCTCCAAGGCACGTTAATGGGGCGTCAGGGAATTGCCAACTGGCTGTGTCAGGATCTGATTCTGCAAACACCCACGGGCTTACTCAAACTTCATTTTCTGTCTAGCCTGGGTGCGATAGGCAATCTATTTATGCATCCCCATCACCCGATTGGTTGGGTTGGCAGATCCCTTGAAGTGCAGGGATGGTTCCGCCGAGGGGCGATCGCCTGGCTGGATGTTGATTCCTTTCTAAAGTCTGGCAAGGTCGTTACCCGTGGCAATCATCCTGTCTGGTCTGTGCTGCTAAGCCTCGCCAGTTGTGCGCTGGGTTTGTACATCTTGCTGCAGGGCTAA
- a CDS encoding energy-coupling factor ABC transporter ATP-binding protein, with protein sequence MTETDLEKVVSPAISVDNVSFQWSPEASVLHHCSLQVQPGEFCMLLGDNGSGKSTLLKLLTGLLTPQSGSIHIERPFGYVFQNPDHQLVMPTVGADVAFGLVNEQLPLATVRSRVSEALAAVNLAQLARRPIYALSGGQKQRVAIAGEIARHCHVLLLDEPTALLDPGSQLELVALVKDLVKQRALTALWVTHRLAELEYCDRAFLLRQGRVVDQGKPERMRKVLES encoded by the coding sequence ATGACAGAAACAGATCTTGAAAAGGTCGTTAGCCCAGCGATCTCGGTGGATAACGTTTCCTTTCAGTGGTCGCCTGAGGCTTCAGTCTTGCACCACTGTTCTCTCCAGGTTCAGCCTGGGGAGTTCTGCATGTTACTTGGGGATAACGGCAGCGGTAAATCAACGCTCCTGAAGCTGTTAACGGGGCTCTTAACCCCCCAATCCGGAAGCATCCACATCGAGCGTCCTTTTGGATACGTGTTCCAAAACCCTGATCACCAGCTGGTAATGCCCACCGTAGGGGCTGATGTGGCTTTTGGTCTGGTGAATGAACAGCTTCCCTTAGCAACGGTTCGTAGTCGTGTCTCTGAGGCATTAGCCGCTGTGAACCTCGCTCAGCTAGCCCGACGCCCCATTTATGCCCTCAGCGGTGGGCAGAAGCAGCGGGTGGCGATCGCGGGAGAAATCGCTCGCCACTGCCACGTTTTACTCCTTGATGAACCCACTGCCCTGTTAGACCCTGGGAGCCAGCTAGAACTCGTTGCCCTGGTAAAAGACCTGGTGAAACAGAGAGCGTTAACCGCCCTGTGGGTCACCCATCGGTTAGCTGAACTAGAGTATTGCGATCGGGCCTTTTTACTGCGTCAGGGCCGGGTAGTGGATCAGGGCAAGCCCGAAAGAATGCGCAAAGTTTTGGAGAGCTAG
- a CDS encoding sulfurtransferase, with protein MPTPLVDITWLQEHLHHPEVVIIDCRFALNDPHQGRRAYEQGHLPGAYYLDLNQDLSSPVQRHGGRHPLPELAPLIAKLESLGIASDPATAVVAYDATKGAFAARLWWLLRYLGHENVAVLDGGFPAWKAAQLPLEQITPALPQPGSLTPRIQSDWVVDRDYVMQRQTMPGAVLVDARSPERFRGEQEPIDPIAGSIPGAVNVFWQSNLDEQGRFKPIAELQQQWAVSASADDLVFYCGSGVTACVNILARMLLNHPMPKLYVGGWSDWCSYHSAGSSRQ; from the coding sequence ATGCCGACGCCCTTAGTCGATATCACCTGGCTACAGGAGCATCTGCATCATCCTGAGGTGGTTATTATTGACTGTCGCTTTGCGTTGAATGATCCCCATCAGGGAAGACGGGCCTACGAACAAGGGCATCTTCCTGGTGCCTATTACCTGGATCTCAATCAAGACCTATCTAGCCCGGTACAACGCCACGGTGGGCGCCATCCGCTGCCAGAGCTAGCCCCCCTCATTGCCAAATTAGAATCGTTGGGGATTGCCTCAGACCCTGCGACGGCGGTTGTGGCCTACGATGCGACGAAAGGGGCTTTTGCCGCCCGCCTCTGGTGGCTGCTGCGATATCTAGGGCACGAAAACGTTGCTGTTTTGGACGGAGGCTTTCCGGCTTGGAAAGCGGCTCAATTGCCCCTAGAACAGATAACCCCGGCGCTACCGCAACCCGGTAGCTTGACGCCGCGCATCCAGTCAGATTGGGTGGTTGATCGTGATTATGTGATGCAACGCCAAACAATGCCTGGGGCCGTTTTGGTAGATGCGCGATCGCCCGAGCGCTTTCGAGGAGAACAGGAACCCATTGATCCCATTGCTGGATCTATTCCTGGGGCTGTAAATGTCTTCTGGCAGTCGAATCTAGATGAACAAGGGCGATTTAAACCCATCGCGGAACTGCAGCAGCAATGGGCAGTGTCGGCCTCAGCAGACGATCTCGTTTTCTATTGTGGTTCTGGCGTCACGGCCTGCGTCAATATACTGGCTCGGATGCTGCTGAATCACCCTATGCCTAAGCTTTATGTCGGAGGCTGGAGCGACTGGTGTTCCTATCACTCAGCGGGGAGTTCAAGGCAATAA